In Vairimorpha necatrix chromosome 8, complete sequence, a single window of DNA contains:
- a CDS encoding DDE-TNP-IS1595 domain-containing protein: protein MIETGIINLIRRCGFYDHVVAKLTILLERGKERLVYRCMRQQCRAKNSFLPGIKLSFEFFLFVVFLVLCNSNYRLIKCLTCVSNDTILKIKLKLREYIRKKLETDCKIGGSGVQVDETVLCRRGTIRVPSRADDGIKDTVWILGLIEAVDRKKFCIVQVPDRKINTLTKIIEDIVLPGSVLISDGHPSYPGVAANLKLKHIIVNHSIGFTNEEGFHTNNIENFGSGMKSEMTKQHGVKRVNIESWLEEFTFRKNFLNNVFKNEEMDKAKWEDKTG, encoded by the exons ATGATAGAGACtggaattattaatttgattAGACGATGTGGTTTTTATGATCATGTTGTTGCAAAGCTTACAATATTATTGGAAAGGGGAAAGGAAAGATTAGTTTATAGGTGTATGAGACAACAATGCAGGGCCAAAAACAGCTTTTTACCTGGGATTAAATTGtcatttgaattttttctttttgttgtGTTCTTGGTCCTTTGTAACAGCAATTATAGattaattaaatgtttaaCGTGTGTGTCAAATGAcactattttaaaaataaagcttAAATTGAGGGAATATATTAGAAAGAAATTGGAAACCGATTGCAAAATCGGTGGATCGGGAGTTCAAGTTGATGAAACTGTACTGTGTAGAAGAGGAACTATTAGAGTTCCATCTAGAGCAGATGATGGAATTAAAGATACTGTATGGATTTTGGGGTTAATAGAAGCTGTagatagaaaaaaattttgtatagTGCAAGTTCCGGATCGAAAGATAAATACTTTAACAAAGATAATAGAAGATATAGTCTTACCGGGATCAGTTCTTATTTCGGATGGCCATCCTAGTTATCCCGGTGTAGCAGCGAATCTAAAACTCAAACACATTATTGTAAATCATTCAATAGGATTTACTAATGAAGAAGGTTTTCATACTAATAATATTGAGAATTTTGGGTCTGGTATGAAATCTGAAATGACTAAACAGCACGGAGTAAAACGTGTGAATATCGAATCTTGGCTCGAAGAATTTacttttagaaaaaattttttaaataacgTATTCAAGAATGAGGAAATGGAT AAAGCCAAGTGGGAAGATAAGACTGGTTAG